In a genomic window of Bradyrhizobium sp. LLZ17:
- a CDS encoding beta-ketoacyl-ACP synthase III yields MTTIRSVVLGCGAYLPEQVVTNAQLAARIDTSDEWIVQRTGIRERHIAADGEFTSHLAIKAAQAALTDAGIDAQSIELIVLATSTPDNTFPATAVAVQHALGINRGAAFDLQAVCSGFVFALATADNFLRTGAFKRALVIGAETFSRILDWNDRGTCVLFGDGAGAVILEAQEQPGQAATDRGVVTTHLRSDGRHKAKLFVDGGPSSTQTVGHLRMEGREVFKHAVGMITDVIVDAFEATGLNADSIDWFVPHQANKRIIDASAHKLHIAPQKVVLTVDHHGNTSAASIPLALSVARKDGRIKRGDLVLLEAMGGGFTWGSALVRW; encoded by the coding sequence GTGACGACAATTCGTTCGGTCGTGCTGGGCTGCGGTGCCTATCTGCCGGAGCAGGTGGTGACCAATGCCCAATTGGCGGCGCGCATCGACACGTCCGACGAGTGGATCGTGCAGCGCACCGGCATCCGCGAGCGGCACATTGCGGCCGACGGCGAGTTCACCTCGCATCTCGCCATCAAGGCGGCGCAGGCCGCACTCACCGATGCAGGCATCGATGCGCAGTCGATTGAGTTGATCGTGCTCGCGACCTCGACGCCTGACAACACATTCCCGGCAACCGCGGTCGCCGTGCAGCACGCGCTCGGCATCAACCGTGGTGCGGCGTTCGATCTGCAGGCCGTGTGCTCGGGATTCGTATTCGCACTTGCGACCGCCGACAATTTCCTGCGCACCGGCGCCTTCAAGCGGGCGCTGGTGATTGGTGCGGAGACCTTCTCGCGCATTCTCGACTGGAACGACCGCGGCACCTGCGTGCTGTTTGGCGACGGCGCCGGCGCCGTGATTTTGGAGGCGCAGGAGCAGCCCGGCCAGGCCGCGACCGACCGCGGCGTGGTGACCACGCATCTGCGCTCCGACGGCCGTCACAAGGCGAAACTGTTCGTCGACGGCGGCCCGTCCTCGACTCAGACCGTCGGCCATCTGCGCATGGAGGGCCGCGAGGTCTTCAAGCACGCCGTCGGCATGATCACCGACGTGATCGTCGATGCCTTCGAGGCGACCGGCCTCAATGCCGACAGCATCGACTGGTTCGTGCCGCACCAGGCCAACAAGCGAATCATCGACGCGTCCGCCCACAAGCTCCATATCGCGCCGCAGAAGGTGGTGCTGACGGTCGACCACCACGGCAACACCTCGGCGGCATCGATTCCGCTGGCGCTGTCGGTGGCGCGCAAGGACGGCCGCATCAAGCGCGGCGACCTGGTTTTGCTCGAGGCAATGGGCGGCGGCTTCACCTGGGGCTCCGCGCTCGTGCGCTGGTAA